The nucleotide window CAGCAAAGGCCAGGTAGACCCGCGCGCACTGGCTCGACGGATGGGAAATATTTCTAATCGAGGGAGTGTTTGATAGAGGGTGAATCAGCATGCATAGCAACACAGGCAAGAGCGGCAGGGATGAGGCAGGCAGGAGTGCTAGAAATGATGTTGACGGCGGTAGGTCTAACAGGGCCGTGGTGAGCGTTGTAGGGAAGGATAGGATCGGGATCATAGCCCGCGTGGCGGGGATTCTCGCCGCGAACGGGGTCAACATCCTCGATATCTCGCAGACAATCATGCAGGAGTTCTTTACCATGATCATGCTGGTGGACCTTGGCCCGGAGCGTTCCAGGTTTGCCAGGATTCAGGGGGAGCTCGCTGCGGCGGGTGAGGATATGGGCTTGAAGATCACCATCCAGCACGAAGACGTTTTCAATTTTATGCATCGGGTTTAGTCAAGATAGATTGTGCACCGGGGAAGGGGTCATGAGCGAGATGAAGTTGGTTAACCTATCTCCAAGCGAGATATTCGAGACAATACGCATGGTCCAGATGGAGAACCTGGATATCAGGACAATCACCATGGGGATAGACCTGCACGATTGCGCGGATCCCGAGCTCCCCCGGCTAAAACACAAGATAGCGGGGAAGATTCGCCGCTGTGCCTCCAACCTCGTGGAGGTCGGGCGAGAGATCGAGCGCGAATATGGAATCCCGATAATAAATACACGTATCGCCGTGACACCTGTAGCGGATATTGGGGGAGCGCTGGATGCCGGAGGGTTCGTTGAGCTGGCTCACTGCCTGGACCGGGTGTCAGGGGACCTTGGAGTGAACTTCATAGGGGGTTTTTCGGCGCTGGTCCACAAGGGAGCCACCTCCAGCGAGCGAGCCCTGATCGCGGCCATCCCGCAGGCCCTCTCCGAGACGGAACGGGTCTGTTCCTCCGTAAATGTAGGTTCTACGCGCGCCGGTATAAATATGGATGCGGTGAGGGATATGGGCTCGATCATCAAGGGTGCGGCGGAGCGCACGGCCGGTCGCGACGGGATCGCCTGCGCCAAGCTGGTGGTATTCTGCAACGCGCCTGATGACAACCCCTTCATGGCGGGGGCATTTCATGGAGCGGGTGAACCCGAATGCGCTATAAATATCGGGGTAAGCGGCCCTGGGGTCGTTTTAAGGGCGCTTCGCGAACACCCGGATGCCGATCTCGGCACATTGGCTGGCATCATCAAGAGAACAGCCTTTAAAGTCACCCGGATGGGCGAACTGGTTGGCCGTATCGCCGCCGAGCGCCTTGGTGTGCCATTTGGTATAGTAGACCTGTCGCTTGCCCCGACCACTGCGGTCGGCGATAGCGTAGCTGAGATCATCGAGGCGATGGGTATCGAGAGGTGCGGCGCGCCTGGCACCACTGCTGCCCTCGCGCTCATGAACGATGCTGTGAAAAAGGGCGGGGCGATGGCGTCATCATATGTCGGCGGTCTGAGTGGGGCCTTTATCCCCGTGAGCGAGGATAGCGGGATGATGGCCGCTGTCGAGGCTGGAGCCTTGACTCTGGCAAAACTCGAGGCCATGACCAGCGTTTGCTCCGTTGGGCTTGATATGATAGCCATACCGGGCGATACGCCTCCCGAGACCATATCCGCGATAATTGCCGACGAAGCTGCGATTGGCATGGTAAATGGCAAGACAACAGCGGTCAGGATTATACCCGTACCTGGCAAGGGCGCGGGAGAATGGGCCGAATTCGGTGGCTTGCTCGGCCGCGCCCCGATAATGGAGGTGAGCCAGTTTTCCTCGAGGGGCTTTAGCTTGAGGGGCGGCAGGATACCGGCGCCGCTAAGAGCCTTGAACAACTGAGAATTGAAGAATCGAGCGGTGAATCGAGGAACTGGGTTCTGCTGGGATGGATATGCCGCCGAATTCCTCCGCCGCGAATGCCCATAGGAAGCCACCGATGAAGGCTGCTGCCGGGGGGCTGTGCACGAACTCCGCGATAATGCACGAGAACACCCCTCCGATAAACCCCAGGCATGCATCGATGATATATTGCTCAAAGTTCGATAGCTCCTGCTTTGCCAGGTCTGCCCCGGCTCTGGCACCAAAGCCTGCGATCGCGCCGAGCAAACCGGCATTTATTATCTCCTGCCGGAAGTCTTGTGCGTGTTCGTCCATCATCGCTCCCCCCTTCCAACTTGGTTAGCATTGCAGTACTACCTGTTAGTTCGCTTAGCCCTCTCAATCTCCGGTCCTCATATGGAAACCAGGGGCAGGACCACTGGTAGAACGATGCCGCTTGAAATCCTGGCTTTATTTAAATCTATGCAGGATACGGAAGCTCTGTGTGTGGTTGATCCTGTTCGACCGAATAGGCTGGAGAGCAGGCGGGTGGAAGGCCGGGTCAGCCTGCCGCAAAACCCGTGCATGAGGCCAGGATAAGTACCGGAGGATGGGGCAACCCGGCCTTGACACGAATAGGTGGGGGTGGTAACATTATACTAGATGCGAAGGGATTCCTGGAGCATCCGATTATAAGTTTGCATTACGAATTCGCAGCGTTTCAGGTTCATCCAGCCCACCGAAACCCCGGTTCGGAGCATTCTTATTAACTTTAACTGTTCTACGTCAACTGTTCTACTATGAGGTGAGCGCTTTGGACAAGACCCCTGCGGATGAGTCGGGCGTACAAAACGGTCAACTATCTCCAGATATACTTTTGAAGGTAGAGGATCTCGCCACATATCTTCGAACCGATGAGGGCACCGTCAAGGCCGTTGACGGGGTATCCTTCGCAATCCGGCGGCACCATGTCCTGGGAGTTGTGGGCGAAAGCGGCTGTGGGAAGAGTATGACGGCCCTTTCCATCATGCAGCTGGTCCCCAGGCCTCACGGGCGCATTCATTCAGGTCACATTTTTTATCGTAGGAACGGTGCAAATGGGACGAATGGAGAGTTAATCGATATTGCCGTGCAGGACCCGCGCGGCAAGGTAATGCGCAGTATTCGCGGGGCCGAGATAGCCATGATATTCCAGGAGCCCATGACATCCTTGAATCCCGTATATACCATTAGGAGAACAGATTGCGGAGGTTGTCAGGCTCCACCGGAAGGCCTCCCAGAAGGAGGCGCTGGATCTCGCCGCCGAAATGCTGGGCCGGGTGGGCATCCCAAGCCCTTCCGAGCGGATCCGCGAATACCCCCACCAGTTGAGCGGCGGCATGCGGCAGCGCGCAATGATAGCGATGGCCCTCTCCTGCAACCCGCGGCTTCTTATCGCAGATGAGCCCACCACGGCGCTTGATGTAACGATACAGGCCCAAATCCTCGATCTGATTCGTCGTCTCCAGGACGAATATCAGATGTCACTCATGCTGATCACCCACAATCTCGGGGTTGTATGTCATATGTGCGACGACGTTGCAGTTATGTATATGGGCAAGATCGTCGAATATGCACCTGTCCACGAGATCTTCCATGAGCCCCGACATCCTTACACGATCGGCCTCTTGAACTCAATTCCCAACATCAGGATGAAACAAAAGAGGCGCCTTGTCCCCATAGAGGGAGTGGTGCCAGACCCCTTTGACATCCCTGGTGGGTGCAGGTTTGCGCCCAGGTGCCCGCGAGCTATGGAGATATGCGGCGAAGAGCCGCGCCTCGTAAAGCTAGATGATGGGCATGAGGTGAGGTGCTGGCTATATGCGTAATATGCGCACGCGTGTGGATGCGGATGATAAGCGCGCGACGAGAACGATGGCGAGCGAGCTGCGTGGTGCGACCAAGCCAGATGGCGCGACCGGGCCGCGTGACGGGATCGACTCGCGTAACAGGGGCAACCAGGAAGTGCTGCTGGAGGTCCGCGGACTCAAGAAGTATTTCCCCATACTGGGCGGGCTCTTCAGGAAACCGATAGGCTACGCGAGAGCCGTAGATGGGGTTGACCTTTACATCCGGCGCGGCGAGACCCTGGGACTGGTAGGGGAGAGCGGGAGCGGGAAGAGCACTACCGGCATGTGCATCCTGCACCTCATCGAGCCGACTGCCGGGGAGATAAGATTCAACATGGATGGGGAGCCAATTGAGGTAAACAGCAAAACCATAAAATCCCTCAGAAAGTCGATGCAGATCATCTTTCAGGATCCATATTCCTCCCTGGACCCCCGGATGAAGGTGCAGGACATCATAGCGGAGCCGCTCGAGGCTCAGGGAATGCGGAGCCGGAGGCAGCGGTACGAGCGGGTGGAGGAGCTGCTCAATGCCGTGGGCTTGAGTTCCCAGCATATGAGGAGATTCCCCCACGAGTTCAGCGGCGGGCAGCGGCAGCGTATCGGTATAGCTCGAGCCCTTGCCCTCAATCCCAGCCTCATCGTATGTGACGAGCCGGTCTCGGCGCTCGATGTCTCGGTGCAGGCCCAGGTCCTCAACCTGCTCGAGGACCTGCAGGCGCGATTCGGTCTCACCTATCTATTTATCGCCCACGATTTAAGCGTTGTACAGCATGTAAGCGACAGGGTAGCCGTCATGTATCTGGGCAAGATCGTGGAGATCGCTGGCGTCGAGGAGCTATTTGATAACCCGCGGCACCCATACACCGAGGCGCTCTTCTCGGCGATCCCGGTGCCGGACCCGGAATTCCAGTACAAGCAGATCATATTGGAGGGCGACATCCCGAGCCCGATAAACCCGCCCCCGGGGTGCAATTTTCACCCCAGGTGCAGGTATGCCCGGAGCATTTGCTCAAAAGAGGAACCGGTGCTGCATGAGGTGGGGAACAGGGATCACCTTGCAGCATGCCACTTCGCGGATGAGCTGGGGCTTATGGGCGTCTGGAGCGCGGGGGCGGCGCAGACGGGTTGAATTATGGGTTGAATTAGTATATTGAGAAGCCTTCAGGAGACAGTTGTACTGCCCTGCTTAGTGATGCAGTTGGCGATTTTTGTGAGTTTCGATGAAGATGGCTCAGGCCATTTTCATAAAAAAACAGATAGGGGGAGGTAGTTTTATGAGAGCGCTTTCGAGGTTGGTTGTCCTGGTTTCCCTATTGGCTCTTGTCTCTGTGTTGTCTTCGGCTCAAGCTTCACCTGTAAAGAATCCGGACACATTTGTCTATGTCACCATCGGTGGGCCGGACTCGCTGGATCCCGCGTACGCCTATGATACAGCGAGCGGCGAAGTTATCTACAACATGTATGATAATTTGGTAGCGTATAAGCCGGGCGATATCTCGGAATTCGTTCCCATGCTCGCAACCAGGGTCCCAACCGTGGAGAACGGCCTGGTCTCCAAGGACGGGCGCACCTACACATTCCCGATCCGCAAGGATGTGAAATTCCACAACGGGGATGTCCTTACGCCCGAGGATGTGGAGTACAGCTTCGAACGGTCGATGATTATGGACCCTGACGGCGGGCCGGTCTGGATGCTTCTCGAGCCCCTGCTGGGCGTATCGAGCCTGAATGATCTCGCTTCGGATCTCATGGGGACTCAGATAACCTCCGACACCTTCGATAAGGTCGACAGCAAGACCCTCAATAAAATCTATGACATGATAGACAAGGCCGTCGAGGTGAAGGGTGATAACGTAGTGTTCCACCTCAAGAGGCCCTACCCGCCGTTCATGGGCATCCTCGCGCACTCCGCCAACTGGAGCGTGATCATAAACAAGAAGTGGTGCATAGCCCATGGGGACTGGGATGGCAAGGCGGATACCTGGGCGAAGTTCCATAATCCCCCCAAGGAAAAAACAGTCCTGTTTGATAAGGGGGTCGGCACTGGTCCCTACAAGCTCGTGAGGTGGGATAAGAACGCGAAGCAGGTCATATATACACGCTTTGACGGTTACTGGCGTGGACCTGCTCCTGTGAAGAACGTAGTCATAAAGTACATCGATGAATTCAACACGCGCAAGTTGATGTTGCAGAACGGCGAGGCCGATATGATCTATGTCCCCGTGATGTACCTCGACCAGGTGAAGGCGATCCCCGGGGTTAAAGTCGTGGAAAATCTGGCTGGGATGTCCAATACCGCGATCCTGTTCAATCAGACGATCCCCGTCGAGGGCAATGATGATGTTGGCAGCGGGAAGCTGGATGGCAACGGCATCCCGTCGGATTTCTTCGGCGACATCCACGTAAGGCGCGCCTTCAACTACTGCTTTGACTGGGATGCATATATCAAGGAGGTATCCCTGGGCCAGGCGCGCCAGCCCAAGGGGCCGATCCCGATGGCCCTGCCCTACTCTAACCCCAAGCAGCCGACCTACCACCTGGATCTGAAGAAGGCCGAGGAGGAGTTCAAGAAGGCGTTTGGCGGGAAGCTCTGGGAGAAGGGCTTCAAGATGACAATCTCCTATAACTCGGGTAATGACGCCCGCAAGGCGGGTGCCGAGATCCTGGAGGCCAACATCGAATCCGTAAATCGCAAATTCAAAGTTGATGTACGTGGCGTGGAGTGGTCGACATACCTAGATAAGCTGAGGAGTGGCCGGCAAACCATATTCTTCATGGGATGGCTGCCTGACTACCCTGATGCTCACAATTTCGTCCACCCCTACATGCACAGCAACGGCGCCTTCGCAGGTTACACGGGCGAGGCGATGCGCAAGCTTGCGCGGGAGAAATTCGATTCCCTCATTGAGCAGGGCATCGCAACCCTCGATCCCAAGAAGCGACAGGAGATCTACTACAAGCTCCAGGAGCTCGCCTACGAGGAGGCCATAGCGATCTTTACGGCTGAGCCTATCGAACACAGGGTCATGCGCGACTGGGTCAAGGGATTCACATATAACCCTGTGAGGCCGGGAGAGTTCGACTTCTACGAGCTTTCGAAGTAACTGTAACTGGCTGGCCGGCCGGCTGATAGAGGGCTGGTGGCCGCTTGGAGGGTGGAAGCCGGGATGGCCAGGCCGGATCGTCCCGGCTTCCACTCCGGGCCAGGTCCGGGCCCAGAGATCTTCTCCCTCTTTAAGCCAAGCCTCATCCCGCGCGAGAGTAAACAAGCGTAAGCTGCGCCAGGTTTCTGCGAAGGGGCGGGTAACAGTGGTAAATTACATAATAAGGCGGCTCTTCCTGTTGCCGCTGGTGATCTTTGGGGTAACCATCATGATCTTTGGCCTGATGCAGTTGCTCTCCCCGTACCAACTTGTGAGCACTTACATCAGGTCGCCGGAGGAGCTTCGCAATCAGGATATAGATGCCCTCGTCAAAAAATACCATCTCGATGACCCATTTTACGTACGCTATGGCCGGTGGTTGAATAACCTGGCCCATGGGAATTTGGGCTGGTCCGAGTCGGCGAATATGACGGTAAGCGAGGCTATTGCTGCGAGATTTCCGGCCACCCTGGAGCTTGTCCTTTTTGCCGTGATCCCGGTGGTGATTGGCGGCATCCTTCTCGGGTCTTTCTGCGCGGTTCATCACAATGATCCCTATGATCATGCTGCCAGGATCTTCGCTATAGTCGGGTGGTCCCTCCCGGATTTCGTCTTTGGTCTTATTGTCCTGATGTTCTTCTACGGGGTTCTCGGGTGGTTCCCGCCCGGGCGGCTCAGCACCTGGGCGGACCAGATAGTCATGTCCAAGGCCTTTATACGATATACGGGCATGAATACTATAGACGCTATACTGAATGGGAACTGGGCGGTATTCTGGGACGCCATTCGCCACCTGATCGCGCCCACGATAACCCTGGCCTACCTCTGGTGGGCGTTCATCATGAGGATCACGCGTTCAAGCATGCTTGACGTATTCAACAAGGATTACGTCACGACTGCCAGGGCCAAGGGCCTGCCGGAGAGCGTGGTTATAAGGAAGCACGTCCGGCGAAATGCCCTCATCCCCGTTGCGACGGTGGCAGGGTTGATGGTGCTGGGGCTCCTGGGGGGCGTCGTTATCATAGAAAGCGTATTCGACTACAAGGGCATCGGGCTCCTGACCGCAACGGCGGCCCAGCAGCTCGATTACCCCACC belongs to Bacillota bacterium and includes:
- a CDS encoding ACT domain-containing protein; its protein translation is MHSNTGKSGRDEAGRSARNDVDGGRSNRAVVSVVGKDRIGIIARVAGILAANGVNILDISQTIMQEFFTMIMLVDLGPERSRFARIQGELAAAGEDMGLKITIQHEDVFNFMHRV
- a CDS encoding PFL family protein, producing the protein MKLVNLSPSEIFETIRMVQMENLDIRTITMGIDLHDCADPELPRLKHKIAGKIRRCASNLVEVGREIEREYGIPIINTRIAVTPVADIGGALDAGGFVELAHCLDRVSGDLGVNFIGGFSALVHKGATSSERALIAAIPQALSETERVCSSVNVGSTRAGINMDAVRDMGSIIKGAAERTAGRDGIACAKLVVFCNAPDDNPFMAGAFHGAGEPECAINIGVSGPGVVLRALREHPDADLGTLAGIIKRTAFKVTRMGELVGRIAAERLGVPFGIVDLSLAPTTAVGDSVAEIIEAMGIERCGAPGTTAALALMNDAVKKGGAMASSYVGGLSGAFIPVSEDSGMMAAVEAGALTLAKLEAMTSVCSVGLDMIAIPGDTPPETISAIIADEAAIGMVNGKTTAVRIIPVPGKGAGEWAEFGGLLGRAPIMEVSQFSSRGFSLRGGRIPAPLRALNN
- a CDS encoding ABC transporter ATP-binding protein, whose translation is MASELRGATKPDGATGPRDGIDSRNRGNQEVLLEVRGLKKYFPILGGLFRKPIGYARAVDGVDLYIRRGETLGLVGESGSGKSTTGMCILHLIEPTAGEIRFNMDGEPIEVNSKTIKSLRKSMQIIFQDPYSSLDPRMKVQDIIAEPLEAQGMRSRRQRYERVEELLNAVGLSSQHMRRFPHEFSGGQRQRIGIARALALNPSLIVCDEPVSALDVSVQAQVLNLLEDLQARFGLTYLFIAHDLSVVQHVSDRVAVMYLGKIVEIAGVEELFDNPRHPYTEALFSAIPVPDPEFQYKQIILEGDIPSPINPPPGCNFHPRCRYARSICSKEEPVLHEVGNRDHLAACHFADELGLMGVWSAGAAQTG
- a CDS encoding ABC transporter substrate-binding protein, which translates into the protein MRALSRLVVLVSLLALVSVLSSAQASPVKNPDTFVYVTIGGPDSLDPAYAYDTASGEVIYNMYDNLVAYKPGDISEFVPMLATRVPTVENGLVSKDGRTYTFPIRKDVKFHNGDVLTPEDVEYSFERSMIMDPDGGPVWMLLEPLLGVSSLNDLASDLMGTQITSDTFDKVDSKTLNKIYDMIDKAVEVKGDNVVFHLKRPYPPFMGILAHSANWSVIINKKWCIAHGDWDGKADTWAKFHNPPKEKTVLFDKGVGTGPYKLVRWDKNAKQVIYTRFDGYWRGPAPVKNVVIKYIDEFNTRKLMLQNGEADMIYVPVMYLDQVKAIPGVKVVENLAGMSNTAILFNQTIPVEGNDDVGSGKLDGNGIPSDFFGDIHVRRAFNYCFDWDAYIKEVSLGQARQPKGPIPMALPYSNPKQPTYHLDLKKAEEEFKKAFGGKLWEKGFKMTISYNSGNDARKAGAEILEANIESVNRKFKVDVRGVEWSTYLDKLRSGRQTIFFMGWLPDYPDAHNFVHPYMHSNGAFAGYTGEAMRKLAREKFDSLIEQGIATLDPKKRQEIYYKLQELAYEEAIAIFTAEPIEHRVMRDWVKGFTYNPVRPGEFDFYELSK
- a CDS encoding ABC transporter permease, which gives rise to MVNYIIRRLFLLPLVIFGVTIMIFGLMQLLSPYQLVSTYIRSPEELRNQDIDALVKKYHLDDPFYVRYGRWLNNLAHGNLGWSESANMTVSEAIAARFPATLELVLFAVIPVVIGGILLGSFCAVHHNDPYDHAARIFAIVGWSLPDFVFGLIVLMFFYGVLGWFPPGRLSTWADQIVMSKAFIRYTGMNTIDAILNGNWAVFWDAIRHLIAPTITLAYLWWAFIMRITRSSMLDVFNKDYVTTARAKGLPESVVIRKHVRRNALIPVATVAGLMVLGLLGGVVIIESVFDYKGIGLLTATAAQQLDYPTVLGTTMFYGMLLVIVNLAVDILYAFIDPRVRLE